A genomic window from Populus alba chromosome 19, ASM523922v2, whole genome shotgun sequence includes:
- the LOC118046730 gene encoding uncharacterized protein isoform X1 — MQNDVSDRDSTTRAGAGDLALTEVDLEKQDNSKALPQEGGNEFLSGNSGFPPVIAIAFSNGESTVAASKEELPGVDSPRKGSLSRISSLHEQCRVCQQEKEEVLIDLGCKCKGGLAKAHRTCIDTWFSRRGSNKCEICQAVAVNVSPPESQPSCLMLLFCFCDFMKQTNYWVWRIDPNFRPRDHNRGCFSPLWVAFSILTGGLLLDVLISITLGVSALPVNIIIGVIVVLGLGTALRLALDFCIKWSFRRPVQRADANVNHGYHPAL; from the exons ATGCAGAATGACGTGTCTGATAGAGACAGCACCACCAGAGCTGGTGCTGGTGATTTAGCCCTTACTGAGGTTGACCTGGAGAAGCAGGATAACAGTAAGGCTTTGCCGCAAGAAGGCGGTAATGAGTTCTTGTCAGGGAATTCTGGTTTTCCACCAGTGATTGCCATTGCGTTTTCTAATGGTGAGTCTACTGTGGCTGCCAGCAAGGAAGAGTTGCCTGGTGTAGATTCTCCCAGAAAAGGGTCCTTGTCAAGGATTTCAAGTCTGCACGAACAATGCAG AGTTTGCCAGCAGGAGAAGGAAGAAGTTCTCATAGATCTTGGATGCAAATGTAAAGGTGGTCTTGCAAAAGCCCACCGCACATGTATAGATACCTGGTTTAGCAGAAGAGGATCCAACAAATGTGAGATATGCCA GGCCGTAGCTGTAAATGTGTCACCTCCAGAATCCCAGCCAAGT TGCTTAATGTTGCTATTCTGTTTCTGTGATTTCATGAAGCAGACAAACTACTGGGTTTGGAGAATCGACCCTAACTTTAGACCACGAGATCACAATAGG GGTTGTTTTAGTCCACTTTGGGTGGCATTCTCAATTCTTACTGGTGGCCTCTTGTTGGATGTGCTGATATCCATCACCCTTGGTGTCTCTGCCTTACCTGTTAACATAATAATCG GGGTCATTGTTGTGCTCGGACTTGGAACCGCGCTTCGGCTAGCCCTGGACTTCTGCATTAAGTGGAGTTTTAGGAGACCAGTGCAGAGGGCAGATGCCAATGTGAATCACGGGTACCATCCAGCTTTGTAG
- the LOC118046730 gene encoding uncharacterized protein isoform X3 has product MQNDVSDRDSTTRAGAGDLALTEVDLEKQDNSKALPQEGGNEFLSGNSGFPPVIAIAFSNGESTVAASKEELPGVDSPRKGSLSRISSLHEQCRVCQQEKEEVLIDLGCKCKGGLAKAHRTCIDTWFSRRGSNKCEICQAVAVNVSPPESQPSTNYWVWRIDPNFRPRDHNRGCFSPLWVAFSILTGGLLLDVLISITLGVSALPVNIIIGVIVVLGLGTALRLALDFCIKWSFRRPVQRADANVNHGYHPAL; this is encoded by the exons ATGCAGAATGACGTGTCTGATAGAGACAGCACCACCAGAGCTGGTGCTGGTGATTTAGCCCTTACTGAGGTTGACCTGGAGAAGCAGGATAACAGTAAGGCTTTGCCGCAAGAAGGCGGTAATGAGTTCTTGTCAGGGAATTCTGGTTTTCCACCAGTGATTGCCATTGCGTTTTCTAATGGTGAGTCTACTGTGGCTGCCAGCAAGGAAGAGTTGCCTGGTGTAGATTCTCCCAGAAAAGGGTCCTTGTCAAGGATTTCAAGTCTGCACGAACAATGCAG AGTTTGCCAGCAGGAGAAGGAAGAAGTTCTCATAGATCTTGGATGCAAATGTAAAGGTGGTCTTGCAAAAGCCCACCGCACATGTATAGATACCTGGTTTAGCAGAAGAGGATCCAACAAATGTGAGATATGCCA GGCCGTAGCTGTAAATGTGTCACCTCCAGAATCCCAGCCAAGT ACAAACTACTGGGTTTGGAGAATCGACCCTAACTTTAGACCACGAGATCACAATAGG GGTTGTTTTAGTCCACTTTGGGTGGCATTCTCAATTCTTACTGGTGGCCTCTTGTTGGATGTGCTGATATCCATCACCCTTGGTGTCTCTGCCTTACCTGTTAACATAATAATCG GGGTCATTGTTGTGCTCGGACTTGGAACCGCGCTTCGGCTAGCCCTGGACTTCTGCATTAAGTGGAGTTTTAGGAGACCAGTGCAGAGGGCAGATGCCAATGTGAATCACGGGTACCATCCAGCTTTGTAG
- the LOC118046730 gene encoding uncharacterized protein isoform X2, producing the protein MQNDVSDRDSTTRAGAGDLALTEVDLEKQDNSKALPQEGGNEFLSGNSGFPPVIAIAFSNGESTVAASKEELPGVDSPRKGSLSRISSLHEQCRVCQQEKEEVLIDLGCKCKGGLAKAHRTCIDTWFSRRGSNKCEICQAVAVNVSPPESQPSQTNYWVWRIDPNFRPRDHNRGCFSPLWVAFSILTGGLLLDVLISITLGVSALPVNIIIGVIVVLGLGTALRLALDFCIKWSFRRPVQRADANVNHGYHPAL; encoded by the exons ATGCAGAATGACGTGTCTGATAGAGACAGCACCACCAGAGCTGGTGCTGGTGATTTAGCCCTTACTGAGGTTGACCTGGAGAAGCAGGATAACAGTAAGGCTTTGCCGCAAGAAGGCGGTAATGAGTTCTTGTCAGGGAATTCTGGTTTTCCACCAGTGATTGCCATTGCGTTTTCTAATGGTGAGTCTACTGTGGCTGCCAGCAAGGAAGAGTTGCCTGGTGTAGATTCTCCCAGAAAAGGGTCCTTGTCAAGGATTTCAAGTCTGCACGAACAATGCAG AGTTTGCCAGCAGGAGAAGGAAGAAGTTCTCATAGATCTTGGATGCAAATGTAAAGGTGGTCTTGCAAAAGCCCACCGCACATGTATAGATACCTGGTTTAGCAGAAGAGGATCCAACAAATGTGAGATATGCCA GGCCGTAGCTGTAAATGTGTCACCTCCAGAATCCCAGCCAAGT CAGACAAACTACTGGGTTTGGAGAATCGACCCTAACTTTAGACCACGAGATCACAATAGG GGTTGTTTTAGTCCACTTTGGGTGGCATTCTCAATTCTTACTGGTGGCCTCTTGTTGGATGTGCTGATATCCATCACCCTTGGTGTCTCTGCCTTACCTGTTAACATAATAATCG GGGTCATTGTTGTGCTCGGACTTGGAACCGCGCTTCGGCTAGCCCTGGACTTCTGCATTAAGTGGAGTTTTAGGAGACCAGTGCAGAGGGCAGATGCCAATGTGAATCACGGGTACCATCCAGCTTTGTAG
- the LOC118046731 gene encoding uncharacterized protein, protein MASDGNKNKPLDREVRDMVNTMTRRIVDQFHKPSASLHNQESAADEDGHGVRIVTLAGTNTGASMRSELDDQKSNKLPDGVSFGDPEASGTYVNSNFQALNNSIMFGSNYSTNDPGVHMDISDTYDEHRGLRPDKHGKKGKKEDEDEEASKSDQHSEHSD, encoded by the coding sequence ATGGCTTCTGACGGAAACAAGAACAAACCTCTCGATCGTGAAGTTAGAGACATGGTGAATACCATGACACGCCGCATTGTTGATCAATTTCACAAGCCAAGTGCAAGTCTCCACAACCAGGAAAGCGCGGCTGATGAGGATGGTCACGGCGTTAGAATCGTTACTCTTGCTGGAACCAACACAGGAGCTTCAATGCGAAGCGAGTTGGACGATCAGAAATCCAACAAGTTGCCTGATGGGGTGTCGTTTGGTGATCCTGAGGCATCAGGGACTTACGTTAATAGCAATTTCCAAGCTCTTAACAATTCTATCATGTTTGGTAGCAACTACAGCACTAATGATCCTGGTGTTCATATGGACATTTCGGATACTTATGATGAACACCGTGGACTTCGGCCTGATAAGCATGGAAAGAAGGGAAAGAAGGAAGACGAGGACGAGGAAGCTTCCAAAAGTGACCAACATTCTGAACATTCAGATTGA
- the LOC118046734 gene encoding WAT1-related protein At3g30340, translating to MADLKSFDEWKPFIAMITIDFAFSIVNILLKKVLDEGINHLVLVTYRLSISAIFLGPIGYFRERGSRPQLTFRILCYLFLSAIVGASLTQYFFLIGIQYTSASFSCAFINMVPVVTFIMALPFKMETVHIKSNSGKAKVLGTLVCVAGAMLLTLHRGAPLFNNSPGQAVTRAMDHSLKLSQTKRARRWTFGCIALLVGTLLWSGWFVLQSHIGRRYPFQCSSTAIMSFFGAIQSAILCLSTERSLSIWVLKGKIEIITVLYAGMIGSGLCYVGMSWCVKKRGPVFTAAFSPLVQIMAAMLDVPILHEELYLGSLLGSVFVIIGLYILLWGKNKEMQNDATRVAQEAEEIKEQEPPSQVITVSCDSRCP from the exons ATGGCTGATTTGAAGAGCTTTGATGAATGGAAACCTTTCATAGCAATGATAACAATTGATTTTGCTTTTTCCATTGTGAATATTCTTCTCAAGAAAGTCCTTGATGAGGGGATTAACCATCTGGTCCTTGTCACATACCGGCTTTCGATTTCTGCTATTTTCTTGGGTCCTATCGGCTACTTCCGGGAAAG GGGTAGCAGACCACAGCTCACATTTCGCATCTTATGTTACCTGTTCCTCAGTGCGATTGTCGG GGCATCACTGACACAATACTTCTTCCTTATCGGCATTCAATATACATCTGCTTCATTTTCGTGTGCCTTCATCAACATGGTTCCTGTCGTTACGTTTATAATGGCACTGCCATTCAA AATGGAGACTGTTCATATAAAATCCAACAGCGGAAAAGCCAAAGTACTCGGTACCCTGGTGTGCGTTGCTGGTGCCATGCTGTTGACTCTCCACCGAGGAGCACCATTATTTAACAACTCACCTGGTCAAGCTGTAACTCGAGCCATGGATCATAGCCTAAAGCTGAGCCAAACTAAAAGGGCCAGAAGATGGACCTTTGGTTGTATTGCTTTGCTTGTTGGAACGCTGTTGTGGTCTGGTTGGTTTGTACTTCAATCACATATTGGAAGGAGATACCCCTTCCAATGTTCGAGCACTGCCATTATGTCCTTCTTCGGTGCCATTCAGTCAGCTATTTTATGCTTGTCCACTGAAAGGAGCCTCTCCATATGGGTTCTGAAGGggaaaatagaaattataacTGTCCTGTATGCT GGAATGATAGGATCGGGCTTGTGCTATGTAGGCATGTCATGGTGTGTTAAGAAAAGGGGTCCGGTCTTTACAGCAGCATTCAGTCCCCTAGTTCAGATAATGGCAGCCATGCTTGATGTCCCTATCCTCCATGAGGAACTCTATCTTGGCAG TTTGCTGGGATCCGTCTTTGTGATAATTGGCTTGTACATTCTTCTTTGGGGTAAGAACAAAGAAATGCAGAATGACGCAACACGAGTAGCTCAAGAAGCTGAAGAGATAAAGGAACAAGAGCCCCCCTCACAAGTTATCACTGTCTCTTGTGATTCAAGGTGTCCTTGA